A stretch of the Thermus thermophilus genome encodes the following:
- a CDS encoding SCP2 sterol-binding domain-containing protein — translation MELFTEAWAQAYCRKLNESEAYRKAASTWEGSLALSVRPDPKAGFPKGAAVVLDLWHGACRGARAVEGEAEADFVIEADLATWQEVLEGRLEPLSALMRGLLELKKGTIAALAPYAQAAQELVKVAREVS, via the coding sequence ATGGAGCTCTTCACCGAGGCCTGGGCCCAGGCGTACTGCCGGAAGCTGAACGAGAGCGAGGCCTACCGCAAGGCGGCGAGCACCTGGGAGGGCTCCTTGGCCCTTTCGGTGCGCCCGGACCCCAAGGCGGGGTTCCCCAAGGGGGCGGCCGTGGTCCTGGACCTCTGGCACGGGGCCTGCCGGGGGGCGAGGGCGGTGGAGGGGGAGGCGGAGGCGGACTTCGTCATTGAGGCCGACCTCGCCACCTGGCAGGAGGTGCTGGAGGGGCGCCTCGAGCCCCTAAGCGCCCTCATGCGGGGGCTTTTGGAGCTCAAGAAGGGCACCATCGCCGCCCTCGCCCCCTACGCCCAGGCGGCCCAGGAGCTCGTCAAAGTGGCCCGGGAGGTGTCATGA
- a CDS encoding alcohol dehydrogenase family protein, whose translation MRAVVYKGPFQVAVEEVPEPRLEADTDALLEVELSAICGSDLHIYHGKIAGVLPGTVLGHEFVGRIVEKGPLVPFPVGERVVGSFQVACGACPACRKGQFFACSRGGVFGFGLALGNLPGAQAERVRVPFARHTLFPIGDLPAEEAILAGDILTTAYGGVRPFLAPGMSVAVVGSGPVGLMAQMVAHALGAGPVFAIDPEEARLEKAKALGSLPIHPQAEDPVARVRRETEGLGADLVVEAVGGDGEALKLALRLAGPGGVVSSLGVPTAERLDYPWLPAFSRGITLRSALANVPRWIGEVLALQKAGRLKGSFVFSHRLPLEEAPEGYRLFHERKATKVALVP comes from the coding sequence ATGAGGGCCGTGGTCTACAAGGGGCCCTTCCAGGTGGCGGTGGAGGAGGTCCCGGAACCCAGGCTGGAGGCGGACACGGACGCCCTCCTCGAGGTGGAGCTTTCCGCCATCTGCGGCTCCGACCTCCACATCTACCACGGCAAGATCGCCGGGGTCCTCCCGGGGACGGTCCTCGGGCACGAGTTCGTGGGGCGCATCGTGGAGAAGGGCCCCCTGGTGCCCTTCCCCGTGGGGGAGCGGGTGGTGGGGAGCTTCCAGGTGGCCTGCGGGGCGTGCCCTGCCTGCCGCAAGGGCCAGTTCTTCGCCTGCTCCAGGGGTGGGGTCTTCGGCTTCGGCCTCGCCCTGGGCAACCTCCCGGGGGCCCAGGCGGAGCGGGTGCGGGTGCCCTTCGCCCGGCACACCCTCTTCCCCATCGGGGACCTCCCCGCCGAGGAGGCCATCCTCGCCGGGGACATCCTCACCACGGCCTACGGGGGGGTGAGGCCTTTCCTCGCCCCCGGCATGAGCGTGGCCGTGGTGGGCTCGGGGCCCGTGGGCCTCATGGCCCAGATGGTGGCCCACGCCCTGGGGGCAGGCCCCGTCTTCGCCATAGACCCGGAGGAGGCCCGCCTGGAGAAGGCCAAGGCCCTGGGAAGCCTTCCCATCCACCCCCAGGCGGAGGACCCCGTGGCCCGGGTGCGCCGGGAGACCGAGGGCCTGGGGGCGGACCTGGTGGTGGAGGCGGTGGGCGGGGACGGGGAGGCCCTGAAGCTCGCCCTGCGCCTCGCAGGCCCGGGGGGCGTGGTTTCCAGCCTGGGGGTGCCCACGGCGGAACGGCTGGACTACCCCTGGCTTCCCGCCTTCAGCCGGGGGATCACCCTGAGGAGCGCCCTCGCCAACGTTCCCCGCTGGATCGGAGAGGTCCTCGCTCTGCAGAAGGCGGGCAGGCTCAAGGGAAGCTTCGTCTTCAGCCACCGCCTCCCCCTGGAGGAGGCCCCCGAAGGCTACCGCCTCTTCCACGAGCGGAAGGCCACCAAGGTTGCCCTCGTGCCCTGA
- a CDS encoding LptF/LptG family permease, whose translation MLGRYVLREVLVPYLVGVLLFVALLTFDLLSSLSGVLLSRGVGAREVGLLVLYRLPWTLSLALPLGLVFAVLVGLAGLIRRSELKAAYAAGVPPLALLRPLVLLALAVSLLNLLNLAELRPRSQEAYDGLLGRILYGEGGASGVLRRQVYAPPGLGVYFAEEVYPEPEGNRLRGVRVVDERGRVYSAEEALWDEEGWRLRGYVVEGEEVRPFEGVLPFPARFRPKESLGSRDPYDSTPLEELWARAQVEPEARFAFHRRLADALGGLVLGAAAAALGLSLREAAWAFLGVVLLIFGYYVLWTLAAQLARYDVSPLLAYLPDLFYGALAGALAWRLR comes from the coding sequence GTGCTGGGGCGCTACGTCCTCCGGGAGGTCCTCGTCCCTTATCTGGTGGGGGTCCTCCTCTTCGTGGCCCTCCTCACCTTTGACCTCCTCTCCAGCCTCTCGGGGGTCCTCCTCTCCCGGGGGGTGGGGGCCCGGGAGGTGGGGCTTCTCGTCCTCTACCGCCTGCCCTGGACCCTAAGCCTCGCCCTCCCCTTAGGGCTGGTCTTCGCCGTGCTGGTGGGGCTTGCGGGGCTCATCCGCCGCTCGGAGCTTAAGGCGGCCTACGCCGCGGGGGTCCCCCCTCTGGCCCTCCTCAGGCCCCTCGTCCTTCTGGCCCTCGCCGTAAGCCTCCTCAACCTCCTCAACCTGGCGGAGCTCAGGCCCCGGTCCCAGGAGGCCTACGACGGGCTCCTGGGCCGCATCCTCTACGGGGAGGGCGGGGCCTCCGGGGTCCTGCGCCGCCAGGTCTACGCCCCCCCGGGCCTCGGCGTCTACTTCGCCGAGGAGGTCTACCCCGAGCCAGAGGGAAACCGGCTCCGGGGGGTGCGGGTGGTGGACGAAAGGGGCCGGGTCTACAGCGCCGAGGAGGCCCTTTGGGACGAGGAGGGGTGGCGCCTTAGGGGCTACGTGGTGGAGGGGGAGGAGGTCCGGCCCTTTGAGGGCGTCCTCCCCTTCCCCGCCCGGTTCCGCCCCAAGGAGAGCCTGGGCTCCCGGGACCCCTACGACTCCACCCCCCTCGAGGAGCTCTGGGCCCGGGCCCAGGTGGAGCCCGAGGCCCGCTTCGCCTTCCACCGCCGCCTGGCCGACGCCCTGGGGGGCCTGGTCCTGGGGGCGGCCGCCGCCGCCTTAGGCCTCTCCTTGCGGGAGGCCGCCTGGGCCTTCCTGGGGGTGGTCCTCCTCATCTTCGGCTACTACGTCCTCTGGACCCTGGCCGCCCAGCTCGCCCGCTACGACGTAAGCCCCCTCCTCGCCTACCTCCCCGACCTCTTCTACGGGGCCTTGGCGGGGGCGCTCGCCTGGAGGCTACGGTGA